In a single window of the Mauremys reevesii isolate NIE-2019 linkage group 3, ASM1616193v1, whole genome shotgun sequence genome:
- the PLAGL1 gene encoding zinc finger protein PLAGL1 isoform X2: protein MEQAAHFLLSHDRKSQQGEESLYAHTGWAGCEDCSKSLIGECRLHGPLFRVKDRVIPSRARLTLPHYLTLRVLELRAGNQQILGVFAKKVIQKRTQFGPYVGKLSTKLTHYDDNRLVLQVLKDGGKYFLDAPNEDCGNWMMFVRLARNQEEQTLVAYQYAGEVYFTTVKPIEPHTELKVWYAADYAKFMEASAVVIKEESDICALSPVLTTRECADAWICSNCSNVFGTLALLESHQCISKDKALLTSFRPANKLEPLKAKGKTKGKLSETGMGASIVQCYGAISCSPSAKSTCASSGSVCGSIVRFVPTWRNGQSSLLKEREVKQPDSYHCQLCGKIFVSVEKLTAHTYAHTGERPYRCSQQGCTKAFISKYKLIRHSATHSPQKSHQCGYCEKTFHRKDHLKNHLQTHDPNKMAFKCEECGKKYNTKLGYKRHLALHAATSGDLTCRVCSQEFGGTEVLLEHLKTHAGKPGSSTKEKKHKCDHCEHYFYTRKDVRRHMVVHTGCKDFLCQFCAQRFGRKDHLTRHVKKTHPQELLKGRLQNGDLQGLFAPFSPFRLKEDASILSSFPERPSMQHGLPNTLEAEEYSSPHIHCQQSLQSTHPFEPPHLLRMSCVDSLSATHSKPSPPSIPTNQNLHRHNKYELSTTSFAPTSLKNLPMEVDVKAHNVNLLEDLPLPEPHKVNLEEASSGAAGDAGKYILHKETVTTVESISMPSMDLTHILGFWQFPQSDIQNNSGDITMAFGQEEAPHRLSCLSQQQGAQLALGGVALNQLHHVPHSFPSTSTNSVTLPHFHHAFR from the exons ATGGAGCAGGCGGCACATTTCCTTCTTAGTCATGACCGAAAGAGCCAGCAGGGTGAAGAATCCTTATATGCACACACAGGTTGGGCAG GGTGTGAGGACTGCAGCAAAAGCCTTATAGGAGAATGCAGACTCCATGGACCACTCTTCAGGGTTAAAGACAGGGTTATTCCCAGTCGAGCCCGCCTTACCCTACCTCACTACCTCACTTTGCGAGTGCTGGAGCTGCGAGCTGGGAACCAACAGA TCCTTGGAGTGTTTGCTAAGAAAGTTATACAGAAGAGAACACAATTTGGTCCTTATGTTGGGAAACTATCTACAAAACTTACCCACTATGATGACAACAGGCTAGTTCTTCAG GTATTGAAAGATGGCGGAAAGTACTTTCTGGATGCTCCCAATGAAGACTGTGGTAACTGGATGATGTTTGTCCGACTTGCCCGGAACCAGGAAGAACAGACCCTTGTAGCCTATCAGTACGCTGGAGAAGTCTACTTCACAACTGTTAAG CCAATTGAACCCCACACAGAATTAAAAGTGTGGTATGCTGCAGATTACGCCAAGTTTATGGAAGCTTCTGCAGTTGTCATCAAAGAAGAATCTGATATCTGTGCTTTATCACCAGTTTTAACAACA AGAGAGTGTGCCGACGCCTGGATATGCTCCAATTGTAGTAACGTTTTTGGGACTTTAGCTCTGCTGGAATCTCACCAATGCATCAGTAAAGACAAAGCACTTCTCACCAGCTTCAGACCAGCAAATAAATTAGAACCTCTGAAAGCAAAGGGCAAAACCAAAGGCAAACTGAGTGAAACTGGCATGGGCGCAAGCATTGTCCAGTGCTATGGGGCCATTTCCTGTTCCCCTAGTGCAAAGTCTACCTGTGCCAGCTCAGGAAGTGTTTGCGGTTCCATTGTGAGATTTGTGCCTACATGGAGAAATGGTCAGTCTTCACTACTAAAGGaaagagaagtgaagcagccagaCAGTTATCACTGCCAACTCTGCGGGAAGATATTTGTTTCTGTTGAAAAGCTCACAGCCCACACTTATGCCCACACAGGAGAGCGTCCCTACAGGTGTTCCCAGCAGGGATGCACGAAAGCTTTCATTTCCAAATACAAACTGATAAG GCACTCGGCCACCCACTCTCCACAGAAATCTCACCAATGTGGTTACTGTGAAAAGACCTTCCACAGAAAGGACCATCTGAAAAATCACCTTCAGACTCATGACCCCAACAAAATGGCCTTCAAGTGTGAAGAGTGTGGCAAGAAGTACAACACCAAGCTGGGTTACAAACGACACCTGGCTCTTCATGCAGCCACCAGTGGTGACCTTACCTGCAGGGTGTGTTCCCAAGAGTTTGGTGGCACTGAAGTGTTGTTAGAACACCTCAAAACTCATGCAGGGAAGCCAGGCAGCAGCACCAAGGAAAAGAAACATAAGTGTGACCATTGTGAACACTATTTCTATACACGCAAAGATGTGCGGCGTCACATGGTGGTTCACACAGGCTGCAAGGACTTCTTGTGCCAGTTTTGTGCCCAGAGATTTGGGCGCAAGGACCACTTGACTCGCCACGTGAAGAAAACACATCCACAAGAGCTGCTGAAGGGCAGGTTGCAGAATGGTGACTTGCAGGGTCTCTTTGCCCCTTTCTCTCCATTCAGACTGAAGGAAGAtgccagtatcctgtcctctttTCCTGAGAGGCCTTCTATGCAGCATGGGCTTCCGAACACATTAGAAGCAGAAGAGTACAGCAGCCCACATATTCACTGTCAACAAAGCCTCCAGTCTACTCATCCCTTTGAACCTCCTCATTTGCTAAGGATGAGCTGTGTAGATAGTCTCTCAGCCACTCATTCTAAACCATCTCCACCATCAATTCCTACCAACCAGAATCTTCATCGGCACAACAAATATGAACTGAGTACTACCTCATTTGCACCAACATCCCTCAAAAACCTACCCATGGAAGTGGATGTTAAAGCTCATAATGTGAATTTACTCGAGGACCTGCCTTTACCAGAACCTCACAAAGTCAATCTGGAAGAAGCTTCCTCGGGGGCTGCAGGTGATGCTGGCAAGTACATATTGCACAAGGAGACTGTGACAACAGTTGAATCTATTAGCATGCCCTCCATGGATCTTACTCATATACTGGGTTTCTGGCAGTTCCCTCAGAGTGATATCCAGAATAACAGTGGGGACATCACAATGGCATTTGGTCAGGAGGAAGCACCACACAGGCTGAGCTGCCTCAGCCAACAGCAAGGCGCACAGCTAGCTCTGGGTGGAGTGGCCCTAAATCAGCTTCATCATGTCCCTCATTCTTTTCCATCTACTAGTACAAATTCTGTAACATTGCCTCATTTTCACCATGCATTCAGATAA
- the PLAGL1 gene encoding zinc finger protein PLAGL1 isoform X1, producing the protein MKGAIRVRCYFAVSFSFKLFGPRGRIVHYFCNWELSSWLIGCEDCSKSLIGECRLHGPLFRVKDRVIPSRARLTLPHYLTLRVLELRAGNQQILGVFAKKVIQKRTQFGPYVGKLSTKLTHYDDNRLVLQVLKDGGKYFLDAPNEDCGNWMMFVRLARNQEEQTLVAYQYAGEVYFTTVKPIEPHTELKVWYAADYAKFMEASAVVIKEESDICALSPVLTTRECADAWICSNCSNVFGTLALLESHQCISKDKALLTSFRPANKLEPLKAKGKTKGKLSETGMGASIVQCYGAISCSPSAKSTCASSGSVCGSIVRFVPTWRNGQSSLLKEREVKQPDSYHCQLCGKIFVSVEKLTAHTYAHTGERPYRCSQQGCTKAFISKYKLIRHSATHSPQKSHQCGYCEKTFHRKDHLKNHLQTHDPNKMAFKCEECGKKYNTKLGYKRHLALHAATSGDLTCRVCSQEFGGTEVLLEHLKTHAGKPGSSTKEKKHKCDHCEHYFYTRKDVRRHMVVHTGCKDFLCQFCAQRFGRKDHLTRHVKKTHPQELLKGRLQNGDLQGLFAPFSPFRLKEDASILSSFPERPSMQHGLPNTLEAEEYSSPHIHCQQSLQSTHPFEPPHLLRMSCVDSLSATHSKPSPPSIPTNQNLHRHNKYELSTTSFAPTSLKNLPMEVDVKAHNVNLLEDLPLPEPHKVNLEEASSGAAGDAGKYILHKETVTTVESISMPSMDLTHILGFWQFPQSDIQNNSGDITMAFGQEEAPHRLSCLSQQQGAQLALGGVALNQLHHVPHSFPSTSTNSVTLPHFHHAFR; encoded by the exons ATGAAGGGTGCTATAAGAGTAAGATGTTATTTTGCAGTCTCCTTTTCATTCAAACTTTTTGGGCCTAGGGGGAGGATAGTACATTACTTTTGTAATTGGGAACTTTCTTCTTGGCTTATAGGGTGTGAGGACTGCAGCAAAAGCCTTATAGGAGAATGCAGACTCCATGGACCACTCTTCAGGGTTAAAGACAGGGTTATTCCCAGTCGAGCCCGCCTTACCCTACCTCACTACCTCACTTTGCGAGTGCTGGAGCTGCGAGCTGGGAACCAACAGA TCCTTGGAGTGTTTGCTAAGAAAGTTATACAGAAGAGAACACAATTTGGTCCTTATGTTGGGAAACTATCTACAAAACTTACCCACTATGATGACAACAGGCTAGTTCTTCAG GTATTGAAAGATGGCGGAAAGTACTTTCTGGATGCTCCCAATGAAGACTGTGGTAACTGGATGATGTTTGTCCGACTTGCCCGGAACCAGGAAGAACAGACCCTTGTAGCCTATCAGTACGCTGGAGAAGTCTACTTCACAACTGTTAAG CCAATTGAACCCCACACAGAATTAAAAGTGTGGTATGCTGCAGATTACGCCAAGTTTATGGAAGCTTCTGCAGTTGTCATCAAAGAAGAATCTGATATCTGTGCTTTATCACCAGTTTTAACAACA AGAGAGTGTGCCGACGCCTGGATATGCTCCAATTGTAGTAACGTTTTTGGGACTTTAGCTCTGCTGGAATCTCACCAATGCATCAGTAAAGACAAAGCACTTCTCACCAGCTTCAGACCAGCAAATAAATTAGAACCTCTGAAAGCAAAGGGCAAAACCAAAGGCAAACTGAGTGAAACTGGCATGGGCGCAAGCATTGTCCAGTGCTATGGGGCCATTTCCTGTTCCCCTAGTGCAAAGTCTACCTGTGCCAGCTCAGGAAGTGTTTGCGGTTCCATTGTGAGATTTGTGCCTACATGGAGAAATGGTCAGTCTTCACTACTAAAGGaaagagaagtgaagcagccagaCAGTTATCACTGCCAACTCTGCGGGAAGATATTTGTTTCTGTTGAAAAGCTCACAGCCCACACTTATGCCCACACAGGAGAGCGTCCCTACAGGTGTTCCCAGCAGGGATGCACGAAAGCTTTCATTTCCAAATACAAACTGATAAG GCACTCGGCCACCCACTCTCCACAGAAATCTCACCAATGTGGTTACTGTGAAAAGACCTTCCACAGAAAGGACCATCTGAAAAATCACCTTCAGACTCATGACCCCAACAAAATGGCCTTCAAGTGTGAAGAGTGTGGCAAGAAGTACAACACCAAGCTGGGTTACAAACGACACCTGGCTCTTCATGCAGCCACCAGTGGTGACCTTACCTGCAGGGTGTGTTCCCAAGAGTTTGGTGGCACTGAAGTGTTGTTAGAACACCTCAAAACTCATGCAGGGAAGCCAGGCAGCAGCACCAAGGAAAAGAAACATAAGTGTGACCATTGTGAACACTATTTCTATACACGCAAAGATGTGCGGCGTCACATGGTGGTTCACACAGGCTGCAAGGACTTCTTGTGCCAGTTTTGTGCCCAGAGATTTGGGCGCAAGGACCACTTGACTCGCCACGTGAAGAAAACACATCCACAAGAGCTGCTGAAGGGCAGGTTGCAGAATGGTGACTTGCAGGGTCTCTTTGCCCCTTTCTCTCCATTCAGACTGAAGGAAGAtgccagtatcctgtcctctttTCCTGAGAGGCCTTCTATGCAGCATGGGCTTCCGAACACATTAGAAGCAGAAGAGTACAGCAGCCCACATATTCACTGTCAACAAAGCCTCCAGTCTACTCATCCCTTTGAACCTCCTCATTTGCTAAGGATGAGCTGTGTAGATAGTCTCTCAGCCACTCATTCTAAACCATCTCCACCATCAATTCCTACCAACCAGAATCTTCATCGGCACAACAAATATGAACTGAGTACTACCTCATTTGCACCAACATCCCTCAAAAACCTACCCATGGAAGTGGATGTTAAAGCTCATAATGTGAATTTACTCGAGGACCTGCCTTTACCAGAACCTCACAAAGTCAATCTGGAAGAAGCTTCCTCGGGGGCTGCAGGTGATGCTGGCAAGTACATATTGCACAAGGAGACTGTGACAACAGTTGAATCTATTAGCATGCCCTCCATGGATCTTACTCATATACTGGGTTTCTGGCAGTTCCCTCAGAGTGATATCCAGAATAACAGTGGGGACATCACAATGGCATTTGGTCAGGAGGAAGCACCACACAGGCTGAGCTGCCTCAGCCAACAGCAAGGCGCACAGCTAGCTCTGGGTGGAGTGGCCCTAAATCAGCTTCATCATGTCCCTCATTCTTTTCCATCTACTAGTACAAATTCTGTAACATTGCCTCATTTTCACCATGCATTCAGATAA
- the PLAGL1 gene encoding zinc finger protein PLAGL1 isoform X4: MKGAIRVRCYFAVSFSFKLFGPRGRIVHYFCNWELSSWLIGCEDCSKSLIGECRLHGPLFRVKDRVIPSRARLTLPHYLTLRVLELRAGNQQILGVFAKKVIQKRTQFGPYVGKLSTKLTHYDDNRLVLQVLKDGGKYFLDAPNEDCGNWMMFVRLARNQEEQTLVAYQYAGEVYFTTVKRECADAWICSNCSNVFGTLALLESHQCISKDKALLTSFRPANKLEPLKAKGKTKGKLSETGMGASIVQCYGAISCSPSAKSTCASSGSVCGSIVRFVPTWRNGQSSLLKEREVKQPDSYHCQLCGKIFVSVEKLTAHTYAHTGERPYRCSQQGCTKAFISKYKLIRHSATHSPQKSHQCGYCEKTFHRKDHLKNHLQTHDPNKMAFKCEECGKKYNTKLGYKRHLALHAATSGDLTCRVCSQEFGGTEVLLEHLKTHAGKPGSSTKEKKHKCDHCEHYFYTRKDVRRHMVVHTGCKDFLCQFCAQRFGRKDHLTRHVKKTHPQELLKGRLQNGDLQGLFAPFSPFRLKEDASILSSFPERPSMQHGLPNTLEAEEYSSPHIHCQQSLQSTHPFEPPHLLRMSCVDSLSATHSKPSPPSIPTNQNLHRHNKYELSTTSFAPTSLKNLPMEVDVKAHNVNLLEDLPLPEPHKVNLEEASSGAAGDAGKYILHKETVTTVESISMPSMDLTHILGFWQFPQSDIQNNSGDITMAFGQEEAPHRLSCLSQQQGAQLALGGVALNQLHHVPHSFPSTSTNSVTLPHFHHAFR, from the exons ATGAAGGGTGCTATAAGAGTAAGATGTTATTTTGCAGTCTCCTTTTCATTCAAACTTTTTGGGCCTAGGGGGAGGATAGTACATTACTTTTGTAATTGGGAACTTTCTTCTTGGCTTATAGGGTGTGAGGACTGCAGCAAAAGCCTTATAGGAGAATGCAGACTCCATGGACCACTCTTCAGGGTTAAAGACAGGGTTATTCCCAGTCGAGCCCGCCTTACCCTACCTCACTACCTCACTTTGCGAGTGCTGGAGCTGCGAGCTGGGAACCAACAGA TCCTTGGAGTGTTTGCTAAGAAAGTTATACAGAAGAGAACACAATTTGGTCCTTATGTTGGGAAACTATCTACAAAACTTACCCACTATGATGACAACAGGCTAGTTCTTCAG GTATTGAAAGATGGCGGAAAGTACTTTCTGGATGCTCCCAATGAAGACTGTGGTAACTGGATGATGTTTGTCCGACTTGCCCGGAACCAGGAAGAACAGACCCTTGTAGCCTATCAGTACGCTGGAGAAGTCTACTTCACAACTGTTAAG AGAGAGTGTGCCGACGCCTGGATATGCTCCAATTGTAGTAACGTTTTTGGGACTTTAGCTCTGCTGGAATCTCACCAATGCATCAGTAAAGACAAAGCACTTCTCACCAGCTTCAGACCAGCAAATAAATTAGAACCTCTGAAAGCAAAGGGCAAAACCAAAGGCAAACTGAGTGAAACTGGCATGGGCGCAAGCATTGTCCAGTGCTATGGGGCCATTTCCTGTTCCCCTAGTGCAAAGTCTACCTGTGCCAGCTCAGGAAGTGTTTGCGGTTCCATTGTGAGATTTGTGCCTACATGGAGAAATGGTCAGTCTTCACTACTAAAGGaaagagaagtgaagcagccagaCAGTTATCACTGCCAACTCTGCGGGAAGATATTTGTTTCTGTTGAAAAGCTCACAGCCCACACTTATGCCCACACAGGAGAGCGTCCCTACAGGTGTTCCCAGCAGGGATGCACGAAAGCTTTCATTTCCAAATACAAACTGATAAG GCACTCGGCCACCCACTCTCCACAGAAATCTCACCAATGTGGTTACTGTGAAAAGACCTTCCACAGAAAGGACCATCTGAAAAATCACCTTCAGACTCATGACCCCAACAAAATGGCCTTCAAGTGTGAAGAGTGTGGCAAGAAGTACAACACCAAGCTGGGTTACAAACGACACCTGGCTCTTCATGCAGCCACCAGTGGTGACCTTACCTGCAGGGTGTGTTCCCAAGAGTTTGGTGGCACTGAAGTGTTGTTAGAACACCTCAAAACTCATGCAGGGAAGCCAGGCAGCAGCACCAAGGAAAAGAAACATAAGTGTGACCATTGTGAACACTATTTCTATACACGCAAAGATGTGCGGCGTCACATGGTGGTTCACACAGGCTGCAAGGACTTCTTGTGCCAGTTTTGTGCCCAGAGATTTGGGCGCAAGGACCACTTGACTCGCCACGTGAAGAAAACACATCCACAAGAGCTGCTGAAGGGCAGGTTGCAGAATGGTGACTTGCAGGGTCTCTTTGCCCCTTTCTCTCCATTCAGACTGAAGGAAGAtgccagtatcctgtcctctttTCCTGAGAGGCCTTCTATGCAGCATGGGCTTCCGAACACATTAGAAGCAGAAGAGTACAGCAGCCCACATATTCACTGTCAACAAAGCCTCCAGTCTACTCATCCCTTTGAACCTCCTCATTTGCTAAGGATGAGCTGTGTAGATAGTCTCTCAGCCACTCATTCTAAACCATCTCCACCATCAATTCCTACCAACCAGAATCTTCATCGGCACAACAAATATGAACTGAGTACTACCTCATTTGCACCAACATCCCTCAAAAACCTACCCATGGAAGTGGATGTTAAAGCTCATAATGTGAATTTACTCGAGGACCTGCCTTTACCAGAACCTCACAAAGTCAATCTGGAAGAAGCTTCCTCGGGGGCTGCAGGTGATGCTGGCAAGTACATATTGCACAAGGAGACTGTGACAACAGTTGAATCTATTAGCATGCCCTCCATGGATCTTACTCATATACTGGGTTTCTGGCAGTTCCCTCAGAGTGATATCCAGAATAACAGTGGGGACATCACAATGGCATTTGGTCAGGAGGAAGCACCACACAGGCTGAGCTGCCTCAGCCAACAGCAAGGCGCACAGCTAGCTCTGGGTGGAGTGGCCCTAAATCAGCTTCATCATGTCCCTCATTCTTTTCCATCTACTAGTACAAATTCTGTAACATTGCCTCATTTTCACCATGCATTCAGATAA
- the PLAGL1 gene encoding zinc finger protein PLAGL1 isoform X3 has protein sequence MSMDLLWCEDCSKSLIGECRLHGPLFRVKDRVIPSRARLTLPHYLTLRVLELRAGNQQILGVFAKKVIQKRTQFGPYVGKLSTKLTHYDDNRLVLQVLKDGGKYFLDAPNEDCGNWMMFVRLARNQEEQTLVAYQYAGEVYFTTVKPIEPHTELKVWYAADYAKFMEASAVVIKEESDICALSPVLTTRECADAWICSNCSNVFGTLALLESHQCISKDKALLTSFRPANKLEPLKAKGKTKGKLSETGMGASIVQCYGAISCSPSAKSTCASSGSVCGSIVRFVPTWRNGQSSLLKEREVKQPDSYHCQLCGKIFVSVEKLTAHTYAHTGERPYRCSQQGCTKAFISKYKLIRHSATHSPQKSHQCGYCEKTFHRKDHLKNHLQTHDPNKMAFKCEECGKKYNTKLGYKRHLALHAATSGDLTCRVCSQEFGGTEVLLEHLKTHAGKPGSSTKEKKHKCDHCEHYFYTRKDVRRHMVVHTGCKDFLCQFCAQRFGRKDHLTRHVKKTHPQELLKGRLQNGDLQGLFAPFSPFRLKEDASILSSFPERPSMQHGLPNTLEAEEYSSPHIHCQQSLQSTHPFEPPHLLRMSCVDSLSATHSKPSPPSIPTNQNLHRHNKYELSTTSFAPTSLKNLPMEVDVKAHNVNLLEDLPLPEPHKVNLEEASSGAAGDAGKYILHKETVTTVESISMPSMDLTHILGFWQFPQSDIQNNSGDITMAFGQEEAPHRLSCLSQQQGAQLALGGVALNQLHHVPHSFPSTSTNSVTLPHFHHAFR, from the exons GGTGTGAGGACTGCAGCAAAAGCCTTATAGGAGAATGCAGACTCCATGGACCACTCTTCAGGGTTAAAGACAGGGTTATTCCCAGTCGAGCCCGCCTTACCCTACCTCACTACCTCACTTTGCGAGTGCTGGAGCTGCGAGCTGGGAACCAACAGA TCCTTGGAGTGTTTGCTAAGAAAGTTATACAGAAGAGAACACAATTTGGTCCTTATGTTGGGAAACTATCTACAAAACTTACCCACTATGATGACAACAGGCTAGTTCTTCAG GTATTGAAAGATGGCGGAAAGTACTTTCTGGATGCTCCCAATGAAGACTGTGGTAACTGGATGATGTTTGTCCGACTTGCCCGGAACCAGGAAGAACAGACCCTTGTAGCCTATCAGTACGCTGGAGAAGTCTACTTCACAACTGTTAAG CCAATTGAACCCCACACAGAATTAAAAGTGTGGTATGCTGCAGATTACGCCAAGTTTATGGAAGCTTCTGCAGTTGTCATCAAAGAAGAATCTGATATCTGTGCTTTATCACCAGTTTTAACAACA AGAGAGTGTGCCGACGCCTGGATATGCTCCAATTGTAGTAACGTTTTTGGGACTTTAGCTCTGCTGGAATCTCACCAATGCATCAGTAAAGACAAAGCACTTCTCACCAGCTTCAGACCAGCAAATAAATTAGAACCTCTGAAAGCAAAGGGCAAAACCAAAGGCAAACTGAGTGAAACTGGCATGGGCGCAAGCATTGTCCAGTGCTATGGGGCCATTTCCTGTTCCCCTAGTGCAAAGTCTACCTGTGCCAGCTCAGGAAGTGTTTGCGGTTCCATTGTGAGATTTGTGCCTACATGGAGAAATGGTCAGTCTTCACTACTAAAGGaaagagaagtgaagcagccagaCAGTTATCACTGCCAACTCTGCGGGAAGATATTTGTTTCTGTTGAAAAGCTCACAGCCCACACTTATGCCCACACAGGAGAGCGTCCCTACAGGTGTTCCCAGCAGGGATGCACGAAAGCTTTCATTTCCAAATACAAACTGATAAG GCACTCGGCCACCCACTCTCCACAGAAATCTCACCAATGTGGTTACTGTGAAAAGACCTTCCACAGAAAGGACCATCTGAAAAATCACCTTCAGACTCATGACCCCAACAAAATGGCCTTCAAGTGTGAAGAGTGTGGCAAGAAGTACAACACCAAGCTGGGTTACAAACGACACCTGGCTCTTCATGCAGCCACCAGTGGTGACCTTACCTGCAGGGTGTGTTCCCAAGAGTTTGGTGGCACTGAAGTGTTGTTAGAACACCTCAAAACTCATGCAGGGAAGCCAGGCAGCAGCACCAAGGAAAAGAAACATAAGTGTGACCATTGTGAACACTATTTCTATACACGCAAAGATGTGCGGCGTCACATGGTGGTTCACACAGGCTGCAAGGACTTCTTGTGCCAGTTTTGTGCCCAGAGATTTGGGCGCAAGGACCACTTGACTCGCCACGTGAAGAAAACACATCCACAAGAGCTGCTGAAGGGCAGGTTGCAGAATGGTGACTTGCAGGGTCTCTTTGCCCCTTTCTCTCCATTCAGACTGAAGGAAGAtgccagtatcctgtcctctttTCCTGAGAGGCCTTCTATGCAGCATGGGCTTCCGAACACATTAGAAGCAGAAGAGTACAGCAGCCCACATATTCACTGTCAACAAAGCCTCCAGTCTACTCATCCCTTTGAACCTCCTCATTTGCTAAGGATGAGCTGTGTAGATAGTCTCTCAGCCACTCATTCTAAACCATCTCCACCATCAATTCCTACCAACCAGAATCTTCATCGGCACAACAAATATGAACTGAGTACTACCTCATTTGCACCAACATCCCTCAAAAACCTACCCATGGAAGTGGATGTTAAAGCTCATAATGTGAATTTACTCGAGGACCTGCCTTTACCAGAACCTCACAAAGTCAATCTGGAAGAAGCTTCCTCGGGGGCTGCAGGTGATGCTGGCAAGTACATATTGCACAAGGAGACTGTGACAACAGTTGAATCTATTAGCATGCCCTCCATGGATCTTACTCATATACTGGGTTTCTGGCAGTTCCCTCAGAGTGATATCCAGAATAACAGTGGGGACATCACAATGGCATTTGGTCAGGAGGAAGCACCACACAGGCTGAGCTGCCTCAGCCAACAGCAAGGCGCACAGCTAGCTCTGGGTGGAGTGGCCCTAAATCAGCTTCATCATGTCCCTCATTCTTTTCCATCTACTAGTACAAATTCTGTAACATTGCCTCATTTTCACCATGCATTCAGATAA
- the ZC2HC1B gene encoding zinc finger C2HC domain-containing protein 1B isoform X2: protein MSQMHGTAAGSQDLLACETCGRHFAQDVLLRHEPICRKVFNKKRKTFNSLKQRLQGTEIPSVKKQPPPKKQPEKKSNWRQLHEDFINAIQSAKQATKAMKEGRPLPPPPPPSVNPDYIQCPYCLRRFNEAAAERHISFCKEQATRRVFAPGQKAAKQAPGKQQMTQRREPTLTSAVESLLQNRAQEAAIAGPAVQSSSGMPERTKKTSGAPFGKNTSGDSRLPAQSRR, encoded by the exons CTGCTGGAAGTCAAGATTTGCTAGCTTGTGAAACCTGTGGAAGACATTTTGCACAAGATGTTCTG TTAAGGCACGAGCCAATATGCAGGAAAGTCTTCAACAAAAAGCGCAAAACTTTCAATTCTTTGAAACAGAGACTGCAGGGAACTGAAATTCCCTCAGTGAAGAAACAGCCACCACCAAAG aaacaaCCAGAAAAGAAATCCAACTGGAGACAGCTGCATGAGGACTTTATTAATGCTATTCAGTCAGCCAAGCAAGCCACAAAAGCCATGAAAGAGGGCcgaccccttcctcctcctccacctccaagcGTCAATCCAG ACTATATTCAGTGTCCCTACTGCTTGAGAAGGTTTAATGAAGCTGCAGCAGAGAGGCACATCAGTTTTTGCAAAGAACAAGCTACACGACGTGTCTTTGCACCAGGCCAGAAAGCAGCCAAACAGGCCCCG GGCAAGCAACAAATGACTCAAAGGAGAGAACCAACCTTAACAAGTGCTGTGGAATCACTGCTTCAGAACAGAGCCCAAGAAGCTGCCATTGCAG GACCTGCTGTGCAGTCCTCTTCTGGAATGCCAGAGAGAACCAAAAAAACATCCGGTGCACCCTTTGGAAAAAATACTTCAGGAGATTCTCG ACTCCCAGCACAAAGCAGAAGATAA
- the ZC2HC1B gene encoding zinc finger C2HC domain-containing protein 1B isoform X1: MSQMHGTAAGSQDLLACETCGRHFAQDVLLRHEPICRKVFNKKRKTFNSLKQRLQGTEIPSVKKQPPPKKQPEKKSNWRQLHEDFINAIQSAKQATKAMKEGRPLPPPPPPSVNPDYIQCPYCLRRFNEAAAERHISFCKEQATRRVFAPGQKAAKQAPGKQQMTQRREPTLTSAVESLLQNRAQEAAIAGPAVQSSSGMPERTKKTSGAPFGKNTSGDSRMGPVRLRAEKMSDAGVEGLQGRGGFM, encoded by the exons CTGCTGGAAGTCAAGATTTGCTAGCTTGTGAAACCTGTGGAAGACATTTTGCACAAGATGTTCTG TTAAGGCACGAGCCAATATGCAGGAAAGTCTTCAACAAAAAGCGCAAAACTTTCAATTCTTTGAAACAGAGACTGCAGGGAACTGAAATTCCCTCAGTGAAGAAACAGCCACCACCAAAG aaacaaCCAGAAAAGAAATCCAACTGGAGACAGCTGCATGAGGACTTTATTAATGCTATTCAGTCAGCCAAGCAAGCCACAAAAGCCATGAAAGAGGGCcgaccccttcctcctcctccacctccaagcGTCAATCCAG ACTATATTCAGTGTCCCTACTGCTTGAGAAGGTTTAATGAAGCTGCAGCAGAGAGGCACATCAGTTTTTGCAAAGAACAAGCTACACGACGTGTCTTTGCACCAGGCCAGAAAGCAGCCAAACAGGCCCCG GGCAAGCAACAAATGACTCAAAGGAGAGAACCAACCTTAACAAGTGCTGTGGAATCACTGCTTCAGAACAGAGCCCAAGAAGCTGCCATTGCAG GACCTGCTGTGCAGTCCTCTTCTGGAATGCCAGAGAGAACCAAAAAAACATCCGGTGCACCCTTTGGAAAAAATACTTCAGGAGATTCTCG AATGGGGCCTGTGAGGTTGAGGGCAGAGAAAATGTCTGATGCGGGAGTGGAAGGTCTCCAAGGCAGGGGAGGGTTCATGTGA